From a single Prionailurus bengalensis isolate Pbe53 chromosome A1, Fcat_Pben_1.1_paternal_pri, whole genome shotgun sequence genomic region:
- the BTF3 gene encoding transcription factor BTF3 isoform X1 produces MRRTGAPTQADSRGRGRARGGCPGGEATPSLPPPRGGTRGQEPQMKETIMNQEKLAKLQAQVRIGGKGTARRKKKVVHRTATADDKKLQFSLKKLGVNNISGIEEVNMFTNQGTVIHFNNPKVQASLAANTFTITGHAETKQLTEMLPSILNQLGADSLTSLRRLAEALPKQSVDGKAPLATGEDDDDEVPDLVENFDEASKNEAN; encoded by the exons ATGCGACGGACAGGCGCACCCACTCAGGCTGACTCTCGGGGGCGAGGTCGAGCCAGGGGCGGCTGCCCTGGGGGCGAGGCGACGCCGTCTCTTCCTCCACCTCGCGGCGGAACCCGAGGACAGGAGCCTCAG ATGAAAGAAACTATCATGAACCAGGAGAAACTCGCCAAACTGCAAGCACAAGTGCGCATTGGTGGGAAA GGAACTGCTCGCCGAAAGAAGAAGGTGGTTCATAGAACAGCTACAGCAGATGATAAAAAACTTCAGTTCTCCTTAAAGAAGTTAGGAGTAAACAATATCTCTGGTATTGAAGAA gtgaatatgttcacaaaccaaggaacagTGATCCACTTTAACAACCCTAAAGTTCAGGCATCCCTGGCTGCGAACACTTTCACCATTACAGGCCATGCTGAGACAAAGCAGCTGACAGAAATGTTACCCAGTATCTTAAACCAACTTGGTGCAGACAGTCTGACTAGTTTAAGAAGGCTGGCTGAAGCTCTGCCCAAACAAT CTGTGGATGGAAAGGCACCACTTGCTACCggagaggatgatgatgatgaagttcCAG atcttgTGGAGAATTTTGATGAAGCTTCCAAGAATGAAGCAAACTGA
- the BTF3 gene encoding transcription factor BTF3 isoform X2 — protein sequence MKETIMNQEKLAKLQAQVRIGGKGTARRKKKVVHRTATADDKKLQFSLKKLGVNNISGIEEVNMFTNQGTVIHFNNPKVQASLAANTFTITGHAETKQLTEMLPSILNQLGADSLTSLRRLAEALPKQSVDGKAPLATGEDDDDEVPDLVENFDEASKNEAN from the exons ATGAAAGAAACTATCATGAACCAGGAGAAACTCGCCAAACTGCAAGCACAAGTGCGCATTGGTGGGAAA GGAACTGCTCGCCGAAAGAAGAAGGTGGTTCATAGAACAGCTACAGCAGATGATAAAAAACTTCAGTTCTCCTTAAAGAAGTTAGGAGTAAACAATATCTCTGGTATTGAAGAA gtgaatatgttcacaaaccaaggaacagTGATCCACTTTAACAACCCTAAAGTTCAGGCATCCCTGGCTGCGAACACTTTCACCATTACAGGCCATGCTGAGACAAAGCAGCTGACAGAAATGTTACCCAGTATCTTAAACCAACTTGGTGCAGACAGTCTGACTAGTTTAAGAAGGCTGGCTGAAGCTCTGCCCAAACAAT CTGTGGATGGAAAGGCACCACTTGCTACCggagaggatgatgatgatgaagttcCAG atcttgTGGAGAATTTTGATGAAGCTTCCAAGAATGAAGCAAACTGA